Genomic DNA from Paucilactobacillus hokkaidonensis JCM 18461:
GTAGATGTTATCCGTAAGTTATGGGATATTGAAGATCCAATCTTCCCTAACTACTTACCAGGTTCAATGGGACCAGTTGCATCGGATGAATTATTGCAACGAGATCACCGTGCTTGGGTTTATCGGCTAAACAATTAGAGTGTGAACAGCCGCGTTTAGATGATGGAGTGTAACGTAATAAGGACTCTTGCATGGTGATTTTTCCATGTGAGGGTCCTTATTTTGTTACACGTAATCATCTGCGGCTGTGAACACATTTCAAAAACAGTGTGAACAGCCGCGCATAGAAGCTGGAATGTAACGGTAAAATACCGCTTAGAAATGGTCGAATTTTGACAATTTCTAAGCGGTATTTTGGTGTTACATGCAAGCTTTTGCGGCTGTGAGCACATTTCGGCAATAAAAATAGAAAATATATTGACCTAAAATATTCAAGCTCCATCAACAAACTTGCAAAAAAATAAACAATTTCCCTCAACCCTGACCTAATAAATCGCCCTAATTATAAAATATTGTGAATTTGGTAACTTTTTCGCTCATAATAGTTTACGTTTACCAAAACAATGTTAAAATAGACTCGAACCGTTTTTTATTTTGAAAACTTAAAGGAGAGTTGTTTACATGTCTGATCAAAAAGCACAAATTGGTGTTGTTGGCCTAGCTGTCATGGGTAAAAACTTAGCCCTAAACATCGAAAGTCGTGGATTTACGGTGGGCGTCTTTAACCGTTCACGTTCTAAGACTGATGATATGATGAAGGACCATTCTGAAAAGAAATTGGTACCTAGTTTTACCGTTGAAGATTTCGTTAGCTCACTAGAAAAGCCTCGTCGTATTTTGATGATGGTAAAGGCTGGAGCTCCAACTGACGCTGTGATTGACGAATTGATCCCATTGCTCGATAAGGGTGATGTTTTGATTGATGGTGGAAATACTAATTTCCATGACACAATTGCTCGTAACAAACGACTAGATGAATCTGGTATCAACTTTATTGGTATGGGTGTTTCTGGTGGTGAACTTGGTGCCCTTCAAGGACCTTCACTAATGCCAGGTGGCCAAAAAGATGCTTATGATTTGGTGGCTCCAATTTTGGAACAAATCGCTGCTAAAGCTAAAGACGGCAAACCTTGTGTTGCTTATATCGGCGCAAATGGTGCTGGTCATTACGTTAAGATGATTCATAATGGAATCGAATATGGCGATGAAGAATTAATCGACGAAAGTTACAACATTTTACGTAACGTCGCTGGTTTATCAGTTGACGAAATGGCTGATATCTTCAAGGACTGGAACAAAGGCGAATTAGATAGTTACCTTGTTGAAATTACAGCTGACATCTTAACTCGTAAAGATGACTTGGGCGATGACAAGAACTTGCCAATCGTTGATGCTATTTTGGACCGCGGTGCCAACAAAGGTACTGGTAAGTGGAGTTCAGAAGATGCATTAGCAATCGGTGTACCACAATCAGTTATTACTGAAGCCGTTTATGCTCGTTACATCTCAATGATGAAAAACGAACGTGTTGCTGCTAGCAAGCAACTTGCTGGTCCTTCAGCTAAAGTTGATTTTGACAAGAATACAATCGTTGAAAAGGTCCGCCAAGCATTATTCTTTGGTAAGATCATGAGTTACGCTCAAGGATTCGAACAACTTCGAATCGCTTCTGAAGAATATGATTGGGATCTCCAATTTGGCGAACTTGCTCAAATCTGGCGTGAAGGTTGTATCATTCGTGCTCAATTCCTACAAAGTATCACAGATGCCTTTGATAAAGATCCTAAGTTAACCAACTTGTTACTAGATGGTTACTTTAAAGACATTGCTGCTAAATACCAAGAATCAATTCGTGAAGTGGTTGCATTAGCTGTTAAAGCTGGTGTGCCAGTGCCAAGTTTAAGTGCCGCAGTTACTTACTACGACTCATATCGTGCTGAAGTGTTACCCGCTAACTTACTTCAAGCACAACGTGATTACTTCGGTGCCCACACTTACGAACGAAACGACCGTCCAGGTAGTTTCCATTATTCATGGTACGAAGAACAATAGAGTGATTTTATCCACGCTTAGATGGTGTGGTATAAGACAGAAAAACACCAACTCCACGATTTTTGGAGTTGGTGTTTTTTTGTCTTATACCATGGCCATCTGCGGATAAAACCACGTTTTAACAATTAAAATAATTCCGTGCTCATATAAATATCTTCTATATCTGTTTAATTCGCACAATAATTAAACTAGAAACCAGTGCTATCAAAACTAATGCCAGATAAACACTATTCTGTAAATTTCCAGTTGGGTTAGCTGCAAATGCAACTCCATATAATGATGGTCCAAAGGCCGACATTAAGTATCCTCCTGCCTGTGCCATGCCAGATAATTTTGCTGTCGCATATGGATTATCAGTTTTAACTGCAAACATCGTCATATCAAATATGAAAAAAACACCAATTGCATATCCAATTAGGAGACTTTCTGTCATCCAAAAAGTTATCGAAGATGTGTTTTGAATAAACAACATTCCCGCAGCAATGATTCCACATAATCCGGCTGACCAAATTAACAAACTTTTACCTCGTTGCTTAAATACCACTAGTAATTGCGGTAAAAATATAGAAATTGGTAACCCGATAAATGCAAACGAAGCTGTGATCACACCAATAATTTCAGCGGGTACATGATGATACGCCATTAAAGTTGGCATCCAAGCGCTAAATGTGTAGCTCATAGTAGCTTGCCCACCGAACGTCAATAAAAATGGCCAAGCATGTTTATTATTCCAAACATGAATATTACTTTTGTCTGGTCCTTTTACCCCACTTTGATTACGTTCAATTTTTTCTGGTAACCACGTAGAGATCAATAACCAACTCACCAGTGCCAGTACTGCCGTGATCACTAGCAACCACATCATTGCCTTCCACCCTAACGCTTTAGCTACCGGAGCCGTAATTAAATTAAAAATTGCATTACCAGAGATCATTGCAAACGAATAAAGGGTCGTATATAAACCAATTCGGTTGGGAAAATATGCCGTTACTAATGATGGCATGAAAACATTTAAGTGGGCAATTCCAATCCCAATCAGGCAAGTACCGAGTAACATCGTTGGCATGGTAATAATTAATCGCATAAAGGAACCAGCCGTTAAAATCCCCAGCGCAAATATCATTGCCCTTTTGAAGCCATATCGATTCAACACTACTGACGCAAAGTTAGAAAATAGCAAAAACATAATTAACGGTAAGGTGGTTAAAATTCCTAATTGACTTTGAGCAACGTGTAGATTAACTGCTAATTCCTTCAACATCAATGGCAACGTTGTAATGGGAGAACGCATAATAAAGCCAATTAATAAGATAACTGGCAACATCCATTTCATTTTTCTCATGGTTGAGCTCATTTTGTGCACCGCTTTTCTATGTATTTTATCAATTTAGTAATATGTGGGTAATAATAACAGCCAATGAGCTTAGACTATCAGAACTTCAGCAACAATTCCATACTAAAAGCCTGAAAAGGATCTTCAGGCTTACCTAAATTTATTGGATTTCTTCTTAAATCCAATTCTTAAATGCTGTCTATGTCACTTCATACCTGATTTACGGACTAAATCAATAGCAGCATCACACCTATCTTCAAAATCAATTCCATGCGCATACTTATTTGGCTTTTGGTAGGCAATCCATAATTTCTGGAGGTTTTGACTTGATTTAAGATCTGTTAGTGATGAAATATAAGTTCCTAATTGTTCAGTAGTTCCTCGCTTAGTGGCAGTTGCATGTATTGCTTTATTCAACATATTCAACCTTATTTCAGTTCGATTCTGATGATCGAGCAAGTATAAATCGTAAAAGTCCTTCAATCTTGTATTTGTATCATCCCTACTAATGATTGTCTCCAACTTTTCAGCAATAATAGTCTCAACCGTGTAAGCCATAATTTTAACAGTCCGATCCTCAAGTATCATCTTGTGTTCATATTGGATTGCACGTTCGGTGATTACATCCCCGGTTGATATATCAATTTTGACCTCAACTTGAGTGTTATAAATTTGTACCAGAATATGTATCCGATAACCTGAATACTCATTATCTTCCCTAATTTCCCCGATTTTCACAATTGATAGTTTCACGGTATCGTCTGGTAGTCTGATAGCACAGATTTCTTGGATTACATTCTTCATTTTATATTCCGTAACCGGTAACCCAATAATTGACGTATCTATATCACGCGTAGATCGTGTATCAGTTCCAATAAGTGATGCAATTAAGAAACCGCCCTTTAGTACAAGATTATCTTTATAGTTAGAATACGAGATTCGATCAATGAGGTCATCCAAAACAATCTCCTGGAGCATAATCTGTGGAGTAATGTTTCTTTCATTTGCCAACTTTTTGACTTTAGCCAAAAATTGCTTTTTATCAACAAATTCAAGTTTCATAGTAAGACCTCCATATACTTTCTAACCTCTTCTTCAACCTTGAATGTCCTTGCGTACTCCATTAACTGACGGATGTTTTTTCTTTTCTGGTGGACATAGCTGTTCATCGCTTGTTTAATCGTTTCAGCGTCAGACCTGTCCCTCGTCCTTAGAATATCACATAAGGTACGCTCAATATTGTAGACCCTAACCATATGTCCACCAGGAGTTTTAATCTTGGCTATGCCAATTTCATAGAGCTCTTTTTTTTGCCGATAAATTTTTATTGGTGCGTCTGCTTTAGTACTGTATGCATATGGCAACGGAAAATTCATTTCATAAGTACTTGGCGTCCGATCAATCATTCCATAAAGAAACAATGCTGTATCTTTGAAATAGATACCCTTTGATAATCCGTATTGCAACGCCGCAATATCATCACCAAACTCACTCGGATCGATATAAACACCTGGTGCCAACCTCTCAAGTTGGCCATGAGCAAACATGTTACGTAGAATTCTAGGTGATATTCCCATTGAGTTAACTGTTTTAGACGTAATTTGACCGTTATTTTTTTTCAAGTATTCGATGATTTCATCTTGTTGATTCATTACTTCACCTCACAAAAAAAATCCGCTTTATACTCACATTATAACATGTAGTGAGTATAAAACGGATAACATTTACACCGATTGTATTTTTTTAAAACACTTTAAGCATCTGTTGCACATATAACTAACTATGCCAACACTTTTTGCGCGGTTGAAACCTGCAAATGACGATAGTGATGATCACCAATCATAATTTTCCCAGCGTTTTCAAACCCTAGTCGGCGATACAGCTTTTCAGCCAGCGGATTTAAAGTATCTACGTTTAATCCCAATGTATGATACCCCAAGTCAGCCGCGTGATTAGCAATTGATTGAATTAATTTAGTAGCAATTCCGAACCCACGATAACTATCATCTACTGCGATAGAATCCAAGTAAAATTCATCATCAAACGACTCTGGATCAGCAAAAAAATCGACGTCCTTAATTGATGGAATCTTTTCGGCAGCCTTTTCGTAAACCCGATTAACAGCTGTCTCGTTAGTGTCCGGATAAGCAAACGCCATGCCAACAACCTCATCGTCAACTTCGGCGACTATGGTAGTAGCAATATATCCCAGGAGCGCCCGGCGTTGGTAGGCGTTCCTGATCATCTGCTGAGGGTCTTCGTCAGGAACCGACTCAAATTCGGTCAATTCCATTTCGTCATAAATCAAAGACATAAGTGGCACTATCTGCCCAGCGTCCTCAGGTTCAGCTTTGCGGATTGTTAAAATAAATATCCCTCCATTTCAAGATAGTAACATCATATAGGAAATTGAGGAAAAAGGCAAAGAATAGGAGTGTGAGGTATGTGTCAAGTTTTCCTAGATACCTTTTATTCGACTTAATATTTATACATCCGAATTAACGGGAGTATGCTTTTGCCATTGCCCCTATGGGGCTACTCGTTGATGAATCAACAGTAATATTACCAATTTTAACGCCTATGTGATGTGAACGTGTTTTTCGGTTTAAATCTGTGAACCTAATTGATTTAATTGGCTCGAGAGATACTTCAATTTTAAGTTCTCTTAGCCTTCTTAATCCTGATGATAGATCTTGATTAAGATGTCTGTTAACTCTTGCTAGTATGAGAACTAGCATAGCTTGTAATCCTTCTTTAGACCAACTCTTACCCTGCTTTTTTAAGCGGTAAGTGAAAGCTCTGTGTGAGCTCTCAACTGAGCCTAATTTGCCCATATATTTATAGCCGCGATCTTTGGGACGTTTGATATATTTCCAATTACGGCTTAGATAATGTCTTAATTTGATCAACTTTTCGGAATCTTTTCCAGTTGTAATTTGCGATTCAAAAGTATCTAAAATAGCCTCCAATTGGTTCAAATTATGTCCTCTAATAGCGGCTGTAGCCTTTCTACTTAACGGGTTTTGTAGACCGATGGTCTGCTCGAATTTTCGAATAAAGTGATACCGATCAATTACATACTCAACTTTTTTTGCCCCAGGAACTAATTCGCGCATACTGATGGGATCATATCCAGGACCGGCATCACTTGCTAAAAACACTACCATTTCGCTTAATTTATAATGTACTTCCAGATAATCACAAACTTGTTTTCGTGCTTTTAAATGATTGGTTTCAACAAATTCACGCTTATTTACTGGACCAGCATTAGTGGATTCGTATACCCTATAATGATGCACAGAAACCCGTTGCTTACCACGTTCTCGGGCTTCAAAAGCATCTCCTTCAATTACTAAATTATCCACTTTTTTACGATGAACAATTTTTTTATCAAGTGTTTCTTCCTCGACAGCAACGATGTCGGCCATCTCTCTAACGATTTTGTCGACTGCCCATGCACTAATATCAGTCTGACTGGCAAGGTTAATCATATCCGCTGTGTTTCTCATGGTAGTCATTTGACCAATCTTACTAACCACACTTTTAAAATATGGTGAAAACCTTTTTCGCGACACAAGTTTTAAATGTGTATCCAGTGGAAAATAATTGGTTCCATCTGTCTTCCTATAACATCTACGTTCAAATGAAACAGCACCAAACATAAAATTAATTGTTCGTGGTTGTCGGTTAATAAAGGTATGGTCACTTGGAATCTGAGAAACTAACGTTTCGTCTAATTGAATTAAGTATTTAGATACAATTTCTTGAAACATTTCCCGCAAACAACGAATAACTTGTTCCTCCAAATCAAATAAACTATCTAAATTATTCAATGAATCAATAAAATCTGCTAAAATAAACATGAAAGACCTGCATCCTTTCTTTTAATCTTCGTCGATTAAAAGGCTACAGGTCTTTTCTTATATATTCAATCTAAAATGAATATTCCTAGAAATATGTTGACCATCTAGGAAAACCTTACACTAACGAGTGTGAGCAGCCGTGAATAGCGGCTGCGAACACGTTCAATCAAAAAAAATCGCGAGTTAAACTATTTTTAGTTTAGCCATATCAAAAAACAGCAAATATCCGAAAATATTCACTGCCACCTAAATCCTATTTATTTTTTGCTATTGTCGATTTGTTCGTTTTGAACGGTTGTCCGAACTACCAAAACATCTACAACGGCATTCCGATTAACAAATGATGTAACTGATCCCATCACAGCCCGTTGCATCGTAGATAAACCACTAGCACCCATCATGATCAAATCAAGCTTGTGATCATTTGGAAAATCGTACGCAATGACGGTTTTAGGATTACCCAACCGGATATGAATATCAACATTCGTGAAACTATCCGTTGAACGCAGATGATCAACCAACCGATTCAAATATTCTTTTGATTCATTAACTAGTTGATATGTGATGCTGCCATCAGACATCCCCGCATAATTATAAGTTACTGATCTTGTATCCAAAACATTTAATAAATCAATGTGCGCGTTGTTTCGTTTTGCGACCGCAACCGCTTTCTCTAAAGCCAGTTTTGCTTCCTGTGATCCGTCAACTGGCACCAAAATGTTTTCATAAACTTGATCCATAAGCCAACCATCCCTTCGCAACATCCAATTTTTATAATTATATTGTACCATTAAATTTAGTGAAACAGTACACGTTATAATTCATTTAATGCATCATCAATTGGTTTTTCTCCACTAATTAGATTAAATACTCGCTGTGTTGTTTTTGTATTGTGCAATGAAGCTGCTACTACCTTGGCAACATCTTCACGGGCAATACTGCCAGCAACATCTTGTTCAGTATCTAATTGGACCAATCCTGTCCCAGCATCATCAGTTAATCTACCAGGACGAACGATTGTATAATTCAATTCAGTCTGGTTCATCAACCATTGATCAGCATAATATTTAGCAGCATAGTATGGTCGCATATCGCCAACCCATTTTTCACGGTCATCAGTATATAGCGCACTCACAATCACAAACCGTTGCACTCCTGCAATTTGAGCGGCCTGCATACTTTTAACGGCTCCGTCTAAATCTACCAACATTGTTTTATCAGCACCCGTTTTACCACCAGATCCGGCTGCAAAAACAATTGCATCAATCCCAATCATTTTTTGTGCCAAAATTTCTGGTAGTTGTTCTAAATCGAATTTAGTTGGAATAATATTTTCATCATGTAAATCTGTCAATTGTGCTGGGTCCCGGACACCAGCTAATACTTGGTCATCTTGATCGCTTAAAATCCGAATCAACTTCTGGCCCACATTACCATGGGCTCCAATTACTAAAATTTTCATCATTGACCTCCTATTAAAAATAGTATGAACACGTCCACTTATTGGTTAATTATAGTCAATTTACTTGTGAAATGCTATTTATATCCATTCTATTGTCTCACTTAGTAAAATGCGGTATAATTTCTGACATTGTTGAAAAAAAGGAAGTGTTTTTATGTCTGCAGCTTATGTTCGTCAGGCGACTAACCAAGATCTACCAATTATCAAAGCAATTATGGCCGATGCCAAGTCATATCTTAAACAACAAGGAATTGACCAATGGCAAGATGGCTATCCTTCTGATCAAAATCTCGTGGATGATATTAACAACGAAATCACCTATGTACTGATTATAGATGGCCAAATTGCTGGCACGGCGGCTTTATGGCAAGGAATTGATTTAAACTATCTAAAAATTGAAGATGGCTCGTGGTTAAACGGCGTTGAGGCTCGTTATACTGCAATCCATCGTATCGCTTTATCAGGAAATTTTCGCGGTCAACATTTATCTGAGAAGCTTATTTCAGGATTGTTAACAGTTTCTAGAACCCTTGGATATCATGATGTTCGTATTGACACCCACCCAGATAATGTTGGCATGCAACATGTAATCGCAACTAATGGATTTGACTATCGTGGAATCATCTACATGCACGATGGATCAGCCAAACGCTTTGCTTACCAATTACTATTAGAATAAGAACAATAAAAATCATGAATTGCGCTCATGTCACAAGATAAAATATCCCGATGAACTTCAAACCTTGAAGTCTATCGGGATATTTTGTCTAACGAGTTTGTAAACTTATTAGGCCGTATAAATCAACAGCAAATAAAAAGTGACAATTCCCGTAGGCATCATCACATCAAATTTCTATTTATCCAAATCAGCTTTTACTTCGCTACGTGTAGCAAAATAACCAGGTTCTTTTGTCACAACTTCTTGAGTAAACTCCTCAATAAACTTCAAGACCTGACCCAATCTTTCTACACCAAAAATCTTGGTCCATTCACGTGCACGTTTAAGGCTAATTTCAAGTAACTTAGCCTCAACCTTTTTACCCTGTTCCGTTAACCCCAAAATTTTACGACGGCGATCATGTGGATCAATTTGTTGGAAAACATAATCATTATCCAACAATCCACTAATTTGACGGGAAATGGCTGAACGTGAAACTCGGTGCGCCTCTGCCACATCCATTAACGTGATTTCCCCTTTTGCTTCTTCAACCTCACGTAAAATCAAGAATTGATCAAACGAGATCCCATACTCTGCAGCTGGTGCAGAAATAAAATCTTGCAAGTATTTTAATGAAAACAAGTATGATTTGATAAAAGCATCAAACAGTTCATTTTCTTTATCCATATTTTTAAACCCCTCCGTTAAAAATTAAGCACCTTTAACTTTAACGGTTTATTTCCAAAAAGCAAGGGTTTTAGATAATAAATATCCATAATAGATAAAGTTTTACTATTTTACATTAAATTTGAACAGTAAGGCTTAATTTCCCGGTAGTTGATAATTTTTCAGTTCCGACTTTATAATCAAGATCCGTCTTCGAAAATTCTTTTTCTATCTCAGCTTTAACTTTGTCGCTTACTCGACGATCAACGTTTTCCTGCTCAATCTCAACATCTAATTCACTATCTTGTTCAGTAATTTGATAATCCACATCAATCACATTCAAAATTTGTTGTACCAATTGTCGTGTAGTCATTATTGCATCCCCTAAATTTATTAATTGTGTTCGCATATAATTAACTGTAAACGTTCACACTTTTGCCACTACCTTACTGTAATGCTCTTTGGTGAAAAAGTAAAAGATATCGTCAAATTAGTTTTTGAGTCTGTCTATGGAATTAATATTACGAGTTCAAACATTAAAATTGACATCATTTCCGTTTTAGCATACAATTTCCAAAATCAGACATTACATACTGCGTTCAATTTAATTACAGGGGGATTACATACATGAAACCAAGAATTGCGTTGCCGGCCGATACATTTACCGAAGCAACAAACATTATTAATGAAAGAAACGCCGAATTCTCACCAGATCCAGCCATTCAGGCAATCACTAAAGCTGGTGGAATTCCCATTATTTTACCGTCAATTGATCCAGAAGATGCCATTAATTACATTGACTTATTCGATGGCGTCTTAATGTTAGGCGGATTCGATATTGATCCAACGTTCTTTAATGAAGAACCACATGCTGATCTTGGCGAAACATATCGTAAGCGCGACTTATTTGAAATTGCATTATTAAAGTCTGCCATCAAAGCTGGTAAGGCCGTCATGGGGATTTGCCGTGGCATGCAAGTGATCAATGTAGCGCTGGGTGGCACATTATACCAGGACCTGTCTGAAGATCCACAGGCTAAATTGAAACATAGTCAGCAAGCTGCCGGTAACCTGCCAACCCATCACGTAAACATTCAAACTGGTAGTATGTTATCGTCATTAATTGGCGAACGCAGTTGTGTTAACTCACGCCACCATCAAACTATCCATCAAGTAGCACCGACATTACAAGCCGTTGCCAAAGCCGATGATGGCGTCATTGAAGCCGTTGAATCAAAAATGAACAGACAAATTCTGGGTGTTCAATGGCATCCTGAAAATATGTATAAACATAATAAAGAATCACAAGCCTTATTCACTAACTTTATCAAACGTAGTAGTGAAGCAGGTTCACAGACCAATGTTCGAACGGCCTAATTTTAAAGCTTCTACATTAGGGTGCAGACTTACACCTTCAATGTAGAAGATTTTTTAATTATGTTAAAATGGATCAAAGCAAAAGGGAGTGGTTCTATGGATCAAATTGATCGTAAAATTTTAAATGCATTGCAAAAAAATGCACGAATTTCATTGAAAACTTTATCAGAACAATGTTTTATTTCCTCGCC
This window encodes:
- the gndA gene encoding NADP-dependent phosphogluconate dehydrogenase yields the protein MSDQKAQIGVVGLAVMGKNLALNIESRGFTVGVFNRSRSKTDDMMKDHSEKKLVPSFTVEDFVSSLEKPRRILMMVKAGAPTDAVIDELIPLLDKGDVLIDGGNTNFHDTIARNKRLDESGINFIGMGVSGGELGALQGPSLMPGGQKDAYDLVAPILEQIAAKAKDGKPCVAYIGANGAGHYVKMIHNGIEYGDEELIDESYNILRNVAGLSVDEMADIFKDWNKGELDSYLVEITADILTRKDDLGDDKNLPIVDAILDRGANKGTGKWSSEDALAIGVPQSVITEAVYARYISMMKNERVAASKQLAGPSAKVDFDKNTIVEKVRQALFFGKIMSYAQGFEQLRIASEEYDWDLQFGELAQIWREGCIIRAQFLQSITDAFDKDPKLTNLLLDGYFKDIAAKYQESIREVVALAVKAGVPVPSLSAAVTYYDSYRAEVLPANLLQAQRDYFGAHTYERNDRPGSFHYSWYEEQ
- a CDS encoding MFS transporter, which gives rise to MRKMKWMLPVILLIGFIMRSPITTLPLMLKELAVNLHVAQSQLGILTTLPLIMFLLFSNFASVVLNRYGFKRAMIFALGILTAGSFMRLIITMPTMLLGTCLIGIGIAHLNVFMPSLVTAYFPNRIGLYTTLYSFAMISGNAIFNLITAPVAKALGWKAMMWLLVITAVLALVSWLLISTWLPEKIERNQSGVKGPDKSNIHVWNNKHAWPFLLTFGGQATMSYTFSAWMPTLMAYHHVPAEIIGVITASFAFIGLPISIFLPQLLVVFKQRGKSLLIWSAGLCGIIAAGMLFIQNTSSITFWMTESLLIGYAIGVFFIFDMTMFAVKTDNPYATAKLSGMAQAGGYLMSAFGPSLYGVAFAANPTGNLQNSVYLALVLIALVSSLIIVRIKQI
- a CDS encoding nucleotidyl transferase AbiEii/AbiGii toxin family protein, translated to MKLEFVDKKQFLAKVKKLANERNITPQIMLQEIVLDDLIDRISYSNYKDNLVLKGGFLIASLIGTDTRSTRDIDTSIIGLPVTEYKMKNVIQEICAIRLPDDTVKLSIVKIGEIREDNEYSGYRIHILVQIYNTQVEVKIDISTGDVITERAIQYEHKMILEDRTVKIMAYTVETIIAEKLETIISRDDTNTRLKDFYDLYLLDHQNRTEIRLNMLNKAIHATATKRGTTEQLGTYISSLTDLKSSQNLQKLWIAYQKPNKYAHGIDFEDRCDAAIDLVRKSGMK
- a CDS encoding type IV toxin-antitoxin system AbiEi family antitoxin domain-containing protein; the protein is MNQQDEIIEYLKKNNGQITSKTVNSMGISPRILRNMFAHGQLERLAPGVYIDPSEFGDDIAALQYGLSKGIYFKDTALFLYGMIDRTPSTYEMNFPLPYAYSTKADAPIKIYRQKKELYEIGIAKIKTPGGHMVRVYNIERTLCDILRTRDRSDAETIKQAMNSYVHQKRKNIRQLMEYARTFKVEEEVRKYMEVLL
- a CDS encoding GNAT family N-acetyltransferase produces the protein MSLIYDEMELTEFESVPDEDPQQMIRNAYQRRALLGYIATTIVAEVDDEVVGMAFAYPDTNETAVNRVYEKAAEKIPSIKDVDFFADPESFDDEFYLDSIAVDDSYRGFGIATKLIQSIANHAADLGYHTLGLNVDTLNPLAEKLYRRLGFENAGKIMIGDHHYRHLQVSTAQKVLA
- a CDS encoding ISLre2-like element ISLho1 family transposase, coding for MFILADFIDSLNNLDSLFDLEEQVIRCLREMFQEIVSKYLIQLDETLVSQIPSDHTFINRQPRTINFMFGAVSFERRCYRKTDGTNYFPLDTHLKLVSRKRFSPYFKSVVSKIGQMTTMRNTADMINLASQTDISAWAVDKIVREMADIVAVEEETLDKKIVHRKKVDNLVIEGDAFEARERGKQRVSVHHYRVYESTNAGPVNKREFVETNHLKARKQVCDYLEVHYKLSEMVVFLASDAGPGYDPISMRELVPGAKKVEYVIDRYHFIRKFEQTIGLQNPLSRKATAAIRGHNLNQLEAILDTFESQITTGKDSEKLIKLRHYLSRNWKYIKRPKDRGYKYMGKLGSVESSHRAFTYRLKKQGKSWSKEGLQAMLVLILARVNRHLNQDLSSGLRRLRELKIEVSLEPIKSIRFTDLNRKTRSHHIGVKIGNITVDSSTSSPIGAMAKAYSR
- a CDS encoding universal stress protein, with the translated sequence MDQVYENILVPVDGSQEAKLALEKAVAVAKRNNAHIDLLNVLDTRSVTYNYAGMSDGSITYQLVNESKEYLNRLVDHLRSTDSFTNVDIHIRLGNPKTVIAYDFPNDHKLDLIMMGASGLSTMQRAVMGSVTSFVNRNAVVDVLVVRTTVQNEQIDNSKK
- a CDS encoding SDR family oxidoreductase, which gives rise to MKILVIGAHGNVGQKLIRILSDQDDQVLAGVRDPAQLTDLHDENIIPTKFDLEQLPEILAQKMIGIDAIVFAAGSGGKTGADKTMLVDLDGAVKSMQAAQIAGVQRFVIVSALYTDDREKWVGDMRPYYAAKYYADQWLMNQTELNYTIVRPGRLTDDAGTGLVQLDTEQDVAGSIAREDVAKVVAASLHNTKTTQRVFNLISGEKPIDDALNEL
- a CDS encoding GNAT family N-acetyltransferase yields the protein MSAAYVRQATNQDLPIIKAIMADAKSYLKQQGIDQWQDGYPSDQNLVDDINNEITYVLIIDGQIAGTAALWQGIDLNYLKIEDGSWLNGVEARYTAIHRIALSGNFRGQHLSEKLISGLLTVSRTLGYHDVRIDTHPDNVGMQHVIATNGFDYRGIIYMHDGSAKRFAYQLLLE
- a CDS encoding MarR family winged helix-turn-helix transcriptional regulator — encoded protein: MDKENELFDAFIKSYLFSLKYLQDFISAPAAEYGISFDQFLILREVEEAKGEITLMDVAEAHRVSRSAISRQISGLLDNDYVFQQIDPHDRRRKILGLTEQGKKVEAKLLEISLKRAREWTKIFGVERLGQVLKFIEEFTQEVVTKEPGYFATRSEVKADLDK
- a CDS encoding gamma-glutamyl-gamma-aminobutyrate hydrolase family protein, producing the protein MKPRIALPADTFTEATNIINERNAEFSPDPAIQAITKAGGIPIILPSIDPEDAINYIDLFDGVLMLGGFDIDPTFFNEEPHADLGETYRKRDLFEIALLKSAIKAGKAVMGICRGMQVINVALGGTLYQDLSEDPQAKLKHSQQAAGNLPTHHVNIQTGSMLSSLIGERSCVNSRHHQTIHQVAPTLQAVAKADDGVIEAVESKMNRQILGVQWHPENMYKHNKESQALFTNFIKRSSEAGSQTNVRTA